A genomic window from Solanum dulcamara chromosome 11, daSolDulc1.2, whole genome shotgun sequence includes:
- the LOC129874396 gene encoding uncharacterized protein LOC129874396 — MALFADTNLGTRIVVLVSPYTTPNHFKREVERAHLNCFPQLGQIKVDAVMVERNSCFYHLPETLPLKHVLKGFRPLVHVRVCQYSILKGFSTISGPMKLKTCTAGPKVEKLKCRRKLKKMKRFACLKGAFLRIVHLKKRKKKKRNKGRKAYKFKCLEGPDEPLVVSMAYGCEGKEQSSDLSEAVSVSGIIRKYFSSHDEVNSHALLSPFPAETPSDQSANRASITNSKSKRIEIGSRIVSASKSLSSLPSRRLLPSPAPLIPSLVFEISDED, encoded by the exons ATGGCTCTATTTGCTGACACCAATTTGGGCACTCGCATTGTTGTCCTTGTTTCTCCCTACACTACACCAAACCACTTCAAGA GAGAAGTTGAAAGGGCTCACTTGAATTGTTTCCCACAACTGGGGCAGATCAAAGTCGATGCTGTTATG GTGGAAAGGAACTCATGCTTTTACCACCTTCCTGAAACTTTGCCTCTAAAGCATGTTCTAAAGGGATTTAGGCCACTAGTACACGTCCGAGTTTGCCAATATAGCATTTTAAAGGGATTTAGCACTATTTCTGGTCCCATGAAACTTAAAACTTGTACAGCaggcccaaaagttgaaaagttaaaatgcagaagaaaattgaagaagatgaaaagatTTGCCTGCCTTAAAGGTGCATTTTTAAGAATTGTTCAtttgaagaagaggaagaagaagaaaaggaacaAAGGTAGGAAAGCGTACAAATTTAAGTGCCTAGAAGGACCTGATGAGCCTCTAGTTGTTTCCATGGCATATGGATGTGAAGGTAAGGAACAGAGTTCTGATTTATCCGAAGCAGTTTCAGTTTCGGGTATTATCAGGAaatatttctcaagtcatgatgaggTGAACTCTCATGCGTTGCTGTCTCCTTTTCCAGCTGAAACACCTTCTGATCAAAGTGCTAATAGAGCCTCAATAACTAATTCTAAGTCTAAACGGATTGAAATTGGAAGTCGTATTGTTTCCGCCTCAAAAAGTCTCTCTAGTCTTCCCAGTAGAAGACTGCTGCCCAGTCCTGCTCCTCTTATTCCAAGTCTAGTATTTGAGATTTCTGATGAGGATTAG